From the genome of Gracilibacillus salitolerans, one region includes:
- a CDS encoding NAD(P)H oxidoreductase, which yields MKVLTIVTHPRQDSLTFTVANRMIEGLQDAGHEVDVMDLYRSDFDPILKEADEPEWGTDQQQFSTRVHQEMERLKQYDGLAFVFPLWWWSVPALLKGYIDRVWNYSFAYGPGKLPHQHVLWLSLAGAPVERFTKRKYDQMITHYFNVGLADYCGIGSSKFELFYETIKDKPEYMEHWMEKAYELGLNYGETS from the coding sequence ATGAAAGTATTAACAATTGTGACACACCCACGCCAGGATTCATTAACCTTTACCGTTGCTAATCGAATGATTGAAGGACTCCAGGATGCTGGACATGAAGTAGATGTTATGGATTTATACCGCAGTGATTTTGATCCTATCTTAAAAGAAGCAGATGAGCCTGAATGGGGAACAGATCAGCAGCAATTTTCTACAAGAGTACATCAAGAAATGGAAAGGTTGAAACAGTATGATGGTTTAGCATTCGTCTTTCCACTTTGGTGGTGGAGCGTGCCTGCATTGTTAAAAGGATATATCGACAGAGTGTGGAACTATAGTTTTGCCTATGGACCTGGGAAATTACCGCATCAACATGTATTATGGTTAAGCCTGGCTGGTGCTCCTGTAGAAAGATTTACAAAAAGGAAATATGATCAGATGATAACACACTATTTTAATGTCGGGTTAGCGGATTACTGTGGGATAGGCTCTTCTAAATTCGAATTATTTTATGAAACGATCAAAGATAAGCCTGAATATATGGAGCATTGGATGGAAAAAGCTTATGAATTGGGTCTTAATTATGGAGAAACATCATGA
- a CDS encoding LysR family transcriptional regulator, protein MELRHLMTFTTIIDVGGFKKAADKLGYAQSSVTAHIKELEEELETPLFDRLGRKTILTQAGRDFYPYAIEIIDLYAKAKAIVSEGEEPSGPLTIGASESLMVHWLPQLIMEFTQKYPKVKLTLKSLQYENLTSQLKSGDIDIAMLVEMPNWHVSEMRINQISDERLCFIKSKHKGDKRERMLVTEYHCSWRPVVDDYIKKTDTAISKIELPSLEAIKKSVLCGLGVSMLPYFVIKEELNNGELEEIKESTSQLGIYTAIHKNKWLSKNMKAFLHVLNN, encoded by the coding sequence TTGGAGCTTAGACATCTCATGACGTTTACAACCATTATCGATGTTGGTGGTTTTAAAAAAGCAGCTGACAAACTAGGCTATGCACAGTCCTCTGTAACGGCACACATAAAGGAATTAGAAGAAGAATTAGAAACCCCTCTTTTTGATCGGCTGGGAAGAAAGACAATCTTAACGCAAGCAGGTCGTGACTTTTACCCATATGCAATCGAAATTATTGACCTCTATGCGAAAGCGAAAGCCATTGTCAGTGAGGGAGAAGAACCATCAGGGCCATTAACCATTGGTGCTAGTGAATCTTTAATGGTTCATTGGCTTCCCCAATTAATAATGGAATTCACGCAAAAATATCCTAAAGTAAAATTGACTTTAAAATCGCTTCAGTATGAAAACCTTACCTCTCAGTTAAAAAGCGGAGACATCGATATTGCTATGCTAGTGGAGATGCCGAATTGGCATGTAAGTGAAATGCGGATTAATCAAATTAGTGACGAAAGACTTTGTTTTATCAAAAGTAAACATAAAGGTGATAAGAGAGAGCGGATGTTGGTAACGGAATATCATTGTAGTTGGCGTCCAGTTGTGGATGACTATATCAAAAAGACTGATACAGCTATTTCCAAGATAGAATTACCTAGTTTGGAGGCTATCAAAAAATCGGTATTGTGTGGTCTAGGTGTTTCGATGCTACCTTATTTTGTGATAAAAGAAGAACTTAATAATGGTGAGCTAGAAGAGATAAAAGAAAGTACAAGTCAGTTAGGAATTTATACAGCTATTCATAAAAATAAATGGTTATCGAAGAACATGAAAGCATTTCTTCATGTATTAAATAATTAA
- a CDS encoding ABC transporter ATP-binding protein: MTKILEMNEISLSFGKESVLKNINLSVERGEIFGLLGPSGAGKTTLVKVIVGIIEADKGTVFVQGNKMPSLKLMRSIGYMSQSDALYHELSAKENLDFFATLYGLKKKKREKIINKAAEIVNLSEALNKEVRHYSGGMKRRLSLAASFMHTPRLLILDEPTVGIDPVLRQSIWEEFRRLKESGVTIIVTTHVMDEADKCDRLAMLRDGSVIACDTPEKLKAEQTVESIEEAFLAYGGGIE, from the coding sequence ATGACTAAAATACTTGAAATGAATGAAATATCTCTTTCATTTGGTAAAGAGAGTGTGTTAAAGAATATTAATTTATCTGTAGAGCGTGGAGAGATATTCGGTTTGTTAGGTCCATCCGGGGCAGGGAAAACCACCTTAGTGAAGGTCATTGTAGGGATAATTGAAGCTGATAAAGGCACGGTATTTGTACAGGGAAATAAGATGCCATCACTCAAATTAATGAGATCAATTGGTTATATGTCGCAATCAGATGCTTTGTACCATGAGTTATCTGCAAAAGAGAATTTGGATTTTTTTGCCACATTGTATGGTTTGAAAAAGAAAAAGCGAGAGAAGATCATTAACAAAGCAGCAGAAATTGTTAACCTGTCGGAAGCATTAAATAAAGAAGTACGTCATTATTCTGGCGGAATGAAAAGAAGGTTATCATTAGCCGCTTCTTTCATGCATACTCCCAGGTTGTTGATTTTGGATGAACCAACAGTAGGGATAGATCCAGTACTGCGACAATCGATTTGGGAAGAATTTCGAAGGTTGAAAGAAAGTGGGGTTACGATTATTGTAACTACGCATGTAATGGATGAAGCGGATAAATGTGACCGGCTCGCAATGTTGCGTGACGGTTCTGTCATTGCTTGTGATACCCCTGAGAAATTAAAGGCGGAGCAGACTGTTGAATCCATTGAGGAAGCATTCTTAGCTTATGGGGGTGGCATAGAATGA
- a CDS encoding ABC transporter permease gives MNVMAVVKRITQQFRRDKRSLALLIIAPVLVITLIWLVLDGSEYTPEIAIDAIPAPLEEVLQEEFDNDIKEMSEEEAKEAFQAGDIDAFLTIKDNEVFILLEGSDATANSAALRTIQEAVQAMNGGSEAEPIIEYYYGSDQLNLFDQVGSVLIGFFIFFFVFIIGGISFLRERTQGTLEKLLSTPIKRWEIVIGYLIGFGIFTIFQALIIVSYSVFVLDIWMAGAFWQLLLVTFLLAITALSLATLLSAFANNEFQMMQFIPLVIIPQVFFSGMFPLESLAEWLQVLSKLMPLTYGANAMQAIMLKGLNIWDVWQDVLIIMAFATVFVVLNIFALKKHRRL, from the coding sequence ATGAATGTGATGGCAGTGGTGAAACGTATTACGCAACAATTTAGGCGAGATAAGCGATCATTAGCCCTCTTGATAATAGCGCCTGTGCTAGTAATCACTCTTATTTGGCTTGTGCTGGATGGTAGTGAGTATACTCCTGAGATTGCTATCGATGCCATACCAGCACCTTTGGAAGAGGTGTTACAAGAAGAATTCGACAATGATATCAAGGAAATGTCTGAAGAAGAAGCCAAGGAAGCGTTTCAAGCAGGTGATATCGATGCTTTCTTAACGATTAAGGATAATGAAGTATTTATCCTTTTAGAGGGAAGTGATGCTACCGCAAATAGTGCTGCATTACGAACTATTCAGGAAGCAGTACAGGCAATGAATGGTGGCTCAGAGGCAGAGCCTATCATTGAATACTATTACGGGTCTGATCAGCTTAACCTTTTTGATCAGGTTGGTTCAGTACTGATCGGCTTTTTTATCTTCTTCTTTGTTTTTATTATCGGAGGTATTTCTTTTTTAAGAGAGCGAACACAAGGGACATTAGAAAAATTATTATCTACGCCTATTAAGCGATGGGAAATTGTTATTGGGTATTTAATTGGGTTTGGCATCTTTACGATATTTCAGGCACTCATCATTGTGAGCTATTCTGTATTTGTACTGGATATTTGGATGGCAGGAGCCTTTTGGCAGCTTTTACTTGTAACCTTCTTATTAGCAATTACAGCTTTGAGTCTGGCGACATTACTATCCGCCTTTGCAAATAATGAATTTCAAATGATGCAGTTTATTCCGTTAGTAATAATTCCGCAAGTCTTTTTTTCTGGGATGTTTCCATTGGAATCACTGGCGGAGTGGTTACAAGTTCTCAGTAAATTAATGCCACTTACGTATGGAGCGAATGCGATGCAAGCGATCATGCTCAAAGGACTGAACATTTGGGATGTTTGGCAAGATGTCTTAATTATTATGGCTTTTGCAACAGTTTTTGTTGTCCTTAATATTTTTGCATTAAAGAAGCATCGTAGGTTATAA
- a CDS encoding TetR/AcrR family transcriptional regulator: MGQLDKELLQELLDVSEKELTPKQTKIVQAAIEIFSEKGFAAASTSEIAKRAGVAEGTIFRHYKTKKDLLISIVLPVISKFAVPFLAEQFLNEIFEGEEFEEMDQFLRKVIHNRYEFVRKNTALLKILLQEMFYHSEIQETFKEIYMEKIAPKYRNAIKHFLTKDQLESIPTETIFRLTISTVLGYLLARFIIVPDYDWDDEREIEYTIQFIKSGIKGLS, encoded by the coding sequence ATGGGACAGCTTGATAAAGAACTACTACAAGAACTATTAGATGTATCAGAAAAAGAATTAACACCAAAACAGACAAAAATCGTGCAAGCAGCCATCGAAATTTTTTCTGAAAAGGGGTTTGCTGCTGCTTCCACTAGCGAGATAGCGAAACGAGCTGGTGTAGCGGAAGGGACGATTTTTCGCCATTATAAAACGAAAAAAGATTTACTAATTTCGATTGTATTACCTGTTATTTCAAAGTTTGCTGTTCCATTTTTAGCGGAGCAATTTCTTAATGAGATTTTTGAAGGTGAAGAGTTTGAGGAAATGGATCAGTTTCTTCGTAAAGTGATTCATAATCGATATGAATTTGTCCGGAAGAATACCGCATTACTGAAAATATTACTTCAAGAAATGTTTTATCATTCCGAAATTCAAGAAACCTTTAAAGAAATATACATGGAAAAGATTGCACCGAAATATCGAAACGCAATAAAGCATTTTTTAACAAAAGACCAGCTCGAATCTATCCCAACTGAAACGATTTTTCGCTTAACCATAAGTACAGTTTTAGGCTATTTGTTAGCACGTTTCATCATTGTACCTGATTATGATTGGGATGATGAAAGAGAGATAGAATATACCATACAATTTATCAAAAGTGGGATCAAAGGATTGTCATAA
- a CDS encoding protein adenylyltransferase SelO, which produces MAVTTNEGWNLDNSYQRLPGFFYSRVQPTPVEDPEVVMFNHSLATELGLDAASLKDSAGLFSGNRLPEGSLPIAQAYAGHQFGHFTMLGDGRAILFGEHITPDGRRVDIQLKGSGRTPYSRGGDGRAALGPMLREYLMSEAMYGLKIPTNRSLAVVTTGESVEREVAFPGAILTRVANSHLRVGTFQYARNWGEKEDLQKLADYAIDRHYPELKNESNKYVSFLKEVIRKQAALIAKWQLVGFIHGVMNTDNVTISGETIDYGPCAFMDTYDKRTVFSSIDVRGRYAYGNQPDIGGWDLSRFAESILILMDDDEEKALEAAQEAIKEYLSLYEENWLKGMRKKLGLFDEEEEDQELIHRLLDLMEQHQADYTNTFRSLTLDQFDKTMRLFQANAFKQWYEKWQARLSRQHETTDQARQLMKENNPSIIPRNYLVEEALEKAVSEDDYSVMEKLLKALSNPYAYSEEQEEYAILPPRPDEPYQTFCGT; this is translated from the coding sequence ATGGCGGTAACAACAAATGAGGGTTGGAATTTAGATAATAGCTATCAGCGTTTACCTGGCTTTTTTTATTCCCGTGTTCAGCCAACACCTGTAGAGGACCCGGAAGTCGTTATGTTTAATCATTCTTTAGCAACAGAGCTTGGTTTGGATGCAGCAAGTTTGAAGGATAGTGCGGGTCTTTTTTCCGGGAATCGATTGCCTGAAGGTAGTCTCCCGATTGCACAAGCATATGCAGGGCATCAATTTGGTCATTTTACCATGCTTGGTGATGGGCGAGCGATTCTATTTGGGGAGCATATTACCCCTGATGGCCGCAGAGTTGATATCCAATTAAAAGGTTCAGGAAGGACTCCGTATTCACGTGGAGGAGACGGACGAGCGGCTTTAGGGCCAATGTTGCGTGAGTATTTGATGAGTGAGGCAATGTATGGATTGAAGATCCCGACAAACAGAAGCTTAGCAGTGGTAACGACGGGAGAATCTGTCGAGCGTGAAGTTGCATTTCCTGGGGCGATTTTAACGAGAGTAGCGAACAGTCACCTTCGCGTCGGGACATTTCAATATGCGAGAAATTGGGGCGAGAAAGAGGATCTTCAGAAGTTAGCAGATTATGCCATAGATCGCCACTACCCGGAACTTAAAAACGAGTCTAATAAATATGTATCTTTTCTAAAAGAAGTGATCAGGAAGCAGGCTGCATTGATTGCGAAATGGCAACTAGTCGGTTTTATTCATGGTGTGATGAACACAGACAACGTGACGATTAGTGGTGAAACGATTGATTATGGACCATGTGCTTTTATGGATACCTATGATAAAAGAACGGTATTTAGCTCAATTGATGTTCGTGGACGTTATGCATACGGAAATCAGCCTGATATTGGCGGTTGGGATTTATCCCGTTTTGCAGAATCGATCCTAATATTAATGGATGATGATGAAGAGAAAGCACTTGAAGCAGCACAGGAAGCAATAAAAGAATACTTGAGCTTGTATGAGGAAAATTGGCTTAAAGGTATGAGAAAGAAATTAGGTTTATTTGATGAGGAAGAGGAAGATCAAGAACTTATCCACCGGTTGTTAGATTTGATGGAACAACATCAAGCAGACTATACGAATACATTTCGTTCGTTAACATTAGATCAATTTGATAAAACGATGAGACTATTCCAAGCAAATGCATTTAAGCAGTGGTATGAGAAATGGCAAGCACGATTATCACGACAGCACGAAACGACAGATCAGGCACGGCAATTAATGAAAGAAAATAATCCGTCTATTATCCCAAGAAATTATCTAGTCGAAGAAGCTTTAGAAAAAGCAGTAAGTGAAGATGACTACAGCGTAATGGAAAAGTTATTGAAGGCATTATCAAATCCTTACGCCTACTCAGAAGAGCAGGAAGAATATGCTATTTTACCTCCAAGGCCAGATGAACCATATCAGACATTTTGTGGAACTTAA
- a CDS encoding glycoside hydrolase family 43 protein: MSIMLKNPIFWSDVPDVDVIRVESAFYMVSTSMHSMPGCPIMKSHNLRDWEIVSYVYNTLEDNRAHQLLDDNGIYGQGQWATSLRYHNNTYYLCFSSNDMNQFYVYQTQDIEEGPWTRSVIEGIYHDPALLFDQGRVFVIYGCGDIRITELTEDVTAVKPDGMDQLLLETPKENIGLRCEGCHAYKLNGEYYLLFIEWPTDGKQRRRQVCYRSTELLGNYERKIILDDDMGYHNKGIAQGAIFDTPNNEWYAMLFQDHDAVGRIPYILPVEWENGWPMIGMNGKAPEQLEINLPDDEAKPLVVSDDFAYEKNELALHWQWNHNPDHSLWSVTERPGYLRLTTGHLTKSVLTAPNTLTQRTEGPACSGTVLLDVSNMKAGDFAGLIAFQSNFGTVGIKRKENGEYAVVMTMNDGNGNEKVVEEKTFANEQIHLNIIFNFDDSMDEATFYYSSNGQDWQPIGKTLQMKYTLDHFMGYRIGIFNYATREHGGYVDIDYFNYDRGNHLL, translated from the coding sequence ATGAGTATTATGTTGAAGAATCCTATTTTTTGGTCGGATGTGCCAGATGTAGATGTGATTAGGGTTGAATCTGCTTTTTATATGGTAAGTACGAGTATGCATTCGATGCCTGGCTGTCCAATTATGAAATCGCATAACTTAAGAGATTGGGAGATTGTCTCCTATGTCTACAATACGTTAGAAGATAATCGGGCACATCAATTGTTAGATGACAACGGTATATATGGTCAAGGACAGTGGGCTACGAGTTTGCGTTATCACAATAATACCTATTATCTTTGCTTTTCCAGTAATGATATGAATCAATTTTATGTCTATCAAACACAAGATATCGAAGAAGGTCCATGGACACGCTCAGTGATTGAAGGTATTTATCATGATCCAGCGTTACTGTTTGATCAAGGCAGAGTTTTTGTGATTTATGGATGCGGTGACATCCGTATAACAGAATTAACAGAGGATGTAACTGCGGTTAAACCTGATGGAATGGATCAATTATTATTGGAAACGCCAAAGGAAAATATCGGGCTGCGATGTGAAGGCTGCCACGCTTATAAACTAAATGGGGAATACTATTTACTTTTTATTGAATGGCCGACTGATGGCAAGCAACGAAGAAGACAGGTCTGCTATCGCTCAACAGAATTGCTAGGAAATTATGAGCGTAAGATTATTCTCGATGATGATATGGGCTATCACAATAAAGGGATTGCCCAGGGTGCGATTTTTGATACACCGAATAACGAATGGTATGCAATGCTGTTCCAGGATCATGATGCTGTCGGGAGAATTCCATATATTCTGCCTGTCGAATGGGAAAATGGTTGGCCAATGATAGGTATGAATGGTAAAGCACCGGAACAGCTTGAGATTAATCTTCCTGACGATGAAGCGAAACCATTGGTGGTCAGTGATGATTTTGCTTACGAAAAAAATGAATTAGCTTTACATTGGCAATGGAATCACAATCCGGATCATTCCTTATGGTCGGTCACAGAAAGGCCAGGTTATTTAAGACTGACAACAGGTCATCTTACGAAAAGTGTTTTAACAGCACCCAATACATTGACACAACGAACAGAAGGACCTGCGTGTAGTGGTACTGTTCTACTCGATGTATCAAATATGAAGGCCGGAGATTTTGCAGGACTAATCGCGTTTCAGAGTAATTTTGGTACGGTTGGCATCAAACGGAAGGAAAATGGTGAATATGCTGTTGTGATGACAATGAACGATGGAAATGGCAACGAAAAAGTAGTCGAAGAAAAAACTTTTGCTAACGAGCAGATCCACTTAAACATTATATTTAATTTTGATGACAGTATGGATGAAGCGACTTTCTATTATTCTTCAAACGGACAAGACTGGCAGCCCATCGGTAAGACACTTCAAATGAAATACACATTAGATCACTTTATGGGCTACCGGATTGGGATATTTAATTATGCTACCAGAGAACATGGTGGTTATGTTGATATCGATTATTTTAATTATGATAGAGGAAACCATTTGTTATGA
- a CDS encoding phosphotransferase yields the protein MIESIPMVNSAEVITKIDKGFSRDQKYILDYKYLLRIYPIDEIDKRKVEFETLKKLAEISNLIPKPIEFGKGYMILTYLPGEDGEEALRSLTKQEQYIAGLSAGRELRKLHQLDAPQGYPSWYKVKKEKSDNYLNELKKLDLDQGLCSLLQHYIKDNEPIMKDRPNKFQHDDFHPSNLLIYQKKFSGIIDFQRMDWGDPIHDLQKLGFFSVQVSIPFTNGIVDGYSKEKPTQAFWELYTLYCAMHVVSALVWGKKMGSEQFDLLYNHSLSVIDDHDHFSKLIPSWYEKQQI from the coding sequence ATGATCGAGTCTATTCCTATGGTGAATTCAGCTGAAGTCATTACGAAAATTGACAAAGGCTTTTCCAGGGATCAAAAATATATCCTTGATTATAAATATCTTTTACGAATATATCCTATTGATGAGATAGATAAAAGAAAAGTAGAATTTGAAACGTTAAAAAAGCTAGCTGAAATTTCTAATTTGATTCCCAAACCAATAGAATTCGGCAAGGGTTATATGATACTTACCTATCTTCCAGGTGAAGATGGAGAAGAAGCACTACGAAGTCTAACAAAGCAGGAACAGTATATAGCAGGTTTATCAGCAGGGCGAGAGCTGAGAAAACTACATCAACTAGATGCACCGCAAGGATACCCGTCATGGTATAAAGTGAAAAAAGAAAAAAGTGATAACTATTTGAATGAATTGAAAAAGCTAGATTTGGACCAAGGTTTATGTTCATTATTACAACATTATATTAAAGATAATGAACCTATTATGAAAGATCGGCCAAATAAGTTTCAACATGATGACTTTCATCCATCCAATTTGTTAATTTATCAAAAGAAGTTCTCTGGTATTATTGATTTTCAAAGAATGGATTGGGGAGATCCTATACATGATTTACAAAAATTAGGGTTTTTCTCTGTCCAGGTAAGTATCCCTTTTACAAATGGAATCGTTGACGGATATTCCAAGGAAAAGCCAACTCAAGCTTTTTGGGAATTGTATACCCTGTACTGCGCAATGCATGTGGTTTCCGCACTTGTATGGGGAAAAAAGATGGGTTCAGAACAATTTGATTTACTATATAATCATTCATTAAGCGTTATCGATGACCATGATCATTTCTCCAAATTGATTCCTAGCTGGTATGAAAAACAGCAGATATAA
- a CDS encoding polyprenyl synthetase family protein, giving the protein MVEQQYQTAEKKAHTYFQALVKQLEEPRFTANLKEDLQAYQRLKKSSFLNYDNIALTQDQKFLQQLTKKGMLDDYLHRSISYIYLRDLGRDIASPTMQRRIKSVTEDVKAYLHQYSNQELFSLEKLYRLAEKESLEATFFWLMKKLRHVSSLIPEGLDKVHAQRKLIKIIAGVLMHEIEELQEETSQEVRAKRLDKAVRIGYCYGLTYPFIDDLLDATVLSAQEKSQFAALIRHTLRTGEITPFSGWDGDNKEIVEPIYRELTDAFIYLEENQQKDNLDNFYQNAYLFFHAQEIDRNKNLDNPDYTNEELYIPIIMKSSSSRMIVRSFQLFSANDQVEEHMFYYGIYNQLADDLADIDQDLASNSVTPYTYFLKYRHKRPDLINPFAMYWSVISYLIHDVYKDDENTRQIILDRATNGLKRMRKRLGKHQYKGLMQTFSINTSFDLFLQKVVERTKNVAFFDKLLRDKMVETLQQQEKEKAKFRQTLEGAKDVINQLLIVKKTDQKAIINHSIMDAANYSLQGDAKRLRPIMTWVMATEGFGLPGKDIIPLLKAIEYMHTASLIFDDLPSQDNASIRRGRPTLHEKYNSAVAELTALWMTQKAVQEQTKLRKYEADKILDLISYSTRMTQDMCVGQIMDLEAKGKELSVDELNKLCLYKTGIGFEASLMMPAIVAGAQAEVTEAIKKFTYHAGIAFQIKDDLLDLEGDSTVLGKQAGIDSQNNSSTFVTVLGEEQAKKEMWKHYCDAIEALENFPHNIPFLKQLMHYIVQREK; this is encoded by the coding sequence ATGGTGGAACAACAATATCAAACTGCTGAAAAGAAAGCACATACTTATTTTCAAGCATTAGTGAAACAGTTAGAGGAACCGCGATTTACTGCAAACCTAAAAGAAGATTTGCAAGCATACCAGCGATTGAAAAAATCATCCTTTTTGAATTATGACAATATAGCATTAACGCAAGATCAGAAATTCCTTCAACAGCTAACGAAAAAGGGAATGCTGGACGATTATTTACACCGGAGTATTTCTTATATTTATTTGCGTGATTTAGGTAGAGATATCGCATCACCAACGATGCAACGAAGGATCAAATCTGTAACTGAGGATGTTAAAGCCTATTTGCATCAATATTCGAATCAGGAATTATTCAGTTTGGAGAAGCTGTATCGACTTGCGGAGAAAGAATCATTGGAAGCGACCTTCTTTTGGTTAATGAAGAAGTTAAGACACGTGTCCTCACTCATCCCTGAAGGCTTGGACAAAGTGCATGCACAACGGAAATTAATTAAAATAATAGCCGGAGTATTGATGCATGAAATAGAAGAATTACAGGAAGAAACATCTCAGGAGGTCAGGGCGAAACGCTTGGACAAGGCGGTCCGGATTGGCTATTGTTATGGACTTACGTATCCATTCATTGACGATTTATTGGATGCCACAGTATTGTCTGCTCAAGAAAAAAGTCAGTTTGCGGCTCTTATTCGTCACACATTACGGACTGGTGAGATTACTCCTTTTTCAGGATGGGATGGGGATAACAAGGAGATTGTGGAACCAATTTACCGTGAATTAACGGATGCCTTTATCTATCTGGAGGAAAATCAACAAAAGGACAATCTCGATAATTTTTATCAAAATGCTTATTTGTTTTTCCACGCACAGGAAATAGATCGGAATAAGAATCTAGATAACCCCGATTATACGAATGAAGAGTTGTATATTCCGATTATTATGAAATCTTCATCATCGAGAATGATCGTTCGTTCCTTTCAACTATTTTCAGCGAATGATCAGGTTGAAGAGCACATGTTTTATTATGGGATTTACAATCAATTAGCAGATGATTTGGCTGATATTGATCAAGATTTGGCGTCCAATAGTGTCACACCCTATACTTATTTTCTTAAATATCGTCATAAGCGACCGGATTTGATCAATCCTTTCGCAATGTATTGGTCAGTTATCTCTTATTTAATTCATGACGTTTATAAAGATGACGAGAATACTCGACAAATCATCTTAGATCGAGCTACGAATGGTTTGAAACGAATGCGGAAGCGACTGGGGAAGCATCAATATAAGGGATTGATGCAAACTTTTTCGATCAATACTTCTTTTGATCTGTTTTTGCAAAAAGTAGTAGAGCGGACGAAGAATGTAGCTTTTTTTGACAAACTACTCCGTGACAAAATGGTTGAGACATTACAGCAACAAGAAAAAGAGAAAGCGAAATTCCGACAAACACTGGAAGGTGCAAAAGATGTAATTAACCAACTTTTAATCGTTAAAAAAACAGATCAGAAGGCTATCATTAACCATTCTATTATGGATGCAGCTAACTACAGTTTACAGGGAGATGCCAAACGCTTAAGGCCAATTATGACTTGGGTGATGGCGACAGAAGGGTTTGGATTGCCGGGGAAGGATATCATTCCATTACTAAAAGCCATTGAATATATGCATACAGCCTCTTTAATTTTTGATGATCTCCCTTCCCAGGATAATGCATCAATCCGCAGGGGAAGACCAACATTGCATGAGAAATACAATAGTGCGGTGGCAGAATTAACTGCCTTGTGGATGACACAAAAAGCGGTACAGGAACAGACAAAATTACGGAAGTATGAGGCGGACAAAATCTTAGACTTGATATCCTATTCCACACGGATGACACAAGATATGTGTGTGGGACAGATCATGGATCTCGAGGCAAAAGGAAAAGAGTTGTCTGTTGATGAATTAAATAAACTATGTTTATACAAAACAGGAATTGGTTTTGAAGCATCGCTGATGATGCCGGCCATTGTCGCGGGTGCACAAGCAGAAGTTACAGAAGCGATTAAGAAATTTACTTATCATGCAGGAATTGCTTTTCAAATTAAAGATGACTTGTTAGACCTTGAGGGAGATTCAACCGTATTAGGTAAACAAGCAGGGATTGATAGTCAAAATAACAGTTCTACTTTTGTCACAGTTTTAGGTGAGGAACAAGCTAAGAAAGAAATGTGGAAACATTATTGTGATGCAATAGAAGCATTAGAGAACTTCCCACACAACATTCCATTTTTAAAACAACTCATGCATTATATCGTCCAACGAGAAAAATAA